From the Flavobacterium galactosidilyticum genome, one window contains:
- a CDS encoding arylsulfatase, with protein sequence MNNTVFSRYFIVVAFSLCSCLQLTAQNKRPNIIYILVDDMGYGDIGVFFQNQRMKSDDRSKPYQITPYLDQMAATGAIFTQQYCNAPVCAPSRGSLLTGVNQGNAHVRNNQFDKALEDNHTLGTVLKQAGYQTMAIGKWGLQGVAETGPYWPAHPLKRGFDSYYGYIRHMDGHEHYPYEGIYRGKKEVYDNYVNVADGLAKSYTTDLWTAVAKKQIVEHSEGTTADKPFFMYLAYDAPHAVLELPTQAYPAGLGLNGGVQWTGKKGEMINTASGVPDSFVYPEYAAATYDNDNNPATAEISWPDTYKRYATANRRIDDGVGDILQLLKDLKIEENTIVVFSSDNGASNEAYLPAPFVDYKSTFFASNAAFDGIKRDVLEGGIRMPVLVNWTNRIQAGKVINTPSMLSDWMATFSDIAGIPAPARTDGVSLLPSLTAKGKQKETLVYVEYEGEGRTPNYKEFDPTHRNKKRGQQQLIRFGNYKGVRYDIKSAEDNFEIYDVVNDPREINNLASKPGFEKMQQQMKASVLQLRHADVEAPRPYDTALIPALIVSGKIYHGVVQQFFEGDFPWVAAVKDLKAKEQKITKTINDNSQTNKKGMFLYTTFVKVPKDGKYSFSMNTSSKAFVRLHDASLFDADFGYQPGTELSKEVFLKAGYHPISVYLLKKSAAQETIDLKWKTSSATEWKNLDGNDLFQLKKRVK encoded by the coding sequence ATGAACAATACAGTATTCAGTCGTTATTTTATTGTAGTAGCATTTTCACTATGCAGTTGTTTACAATTAACTGCCCAAAACAAACGTCCTAATATTATCTATATTCTTGTGGATGATATGGGGTACGGCGATATTGGAGTGTTTTTTCAAAACCAACGTATGAAGAGTGATGATCGCTCAAAACCATACCAAATCACTCCCTATTTAGACCAAATGGCTGCTACGGGAGCAATATTTACACAACAATATTGCAATGCTCCAGTTTGTGCGCCTTCAAGAGGATCTTTATTAACGGGAGTAAATCAAGGAAATGCACATGTTCGAAACAATCAATTTGATAAAGCACTCGAGGACAATCACACCCTTGGTACAGTTTTAAAACAAGCTGGTTACCAGACTATGGCAATTGGAAAATGGGGATTACAAGGAGTGGCAGAAACAGGTCCATACTGGCCAGCTCATCCCTTGAAAAGAGGATTTGATTCGTATTACGGTTACATACGGCACATGGATGGCCATGAGCATTATCCGTACGAAGGTATTTATCGAGGCAAAAAAGAAGTCTATGATAATTACGTAAATGTAGCGGATGGATTGGCTAAATCGTACACTACAGATTTGTGGACGGCTGTTGCCAAAAAACAGATAGTAGAGCATTCTGAAGGAACAACTGCTGATAAACCTTTCTTTATGTATCTAGCTTACGATGCACCACACGCCGTTTTAGAATTACCTACACAAGCTTATCCAGCGGGATTAGGCTTAAATGGAGGGGTGCAATGGACCGGTAAAAAAGGCGAAATGATAAATACGGCTTCTGGCGTTCCTGATAGTTTTGTATATCCTGAGTATGCGGCCGCAACTTATGATAACGATAATAATCCAGCTACAGCAGAAATTTCCTGGCCAGATACTTACAAGCGTTACGCTACTGCGAATCGTCGTATTGACGATGGAGTTGGTGATATTTTACAATTATTGAAAGATCTAAAAATTGAAGAAAATACTATAGTAGTTTTCTCTTCTGATAATGGTGCTTCAAATGAAGCTTATCTTCCAGCACCGTTCGTAGATTACAAATCAACATTTTTTGCAAGTAATGCTGCTTTTGATGGCATCAAGAGAGATGTTCTTGAAGGAGGTATTCGTATGCCTGTTTTAGTAAATTGGACTAACCGCATTCAAGCAGGCAAAGTTATTAATACGCCCTCAATGTTATCGGATTGGATGGCTACTTTTTCGGATATTGCCGGTATTCCAGCTCCTGCAAGAACAGATGGCGTTTCATTATTGCCTTCTTTAACCGCTAAAGGAAAACAAAAAGAAACTCTAGTATATGTAGAATATGAAGGAGAAGGTAGAACACCTAATTACAAAGAATTTGACCCAACGCATAGAAACAAAAAACGTGGGCAACAACAATTAATCCGATTTGGAAATTATAAAGGCGTTCGTTACGATATTAAATCTGCTGAAGATAATTTTGAAATTTATGATGTAGTAAATGATCCAAGAGAAATCAATAATCTAGCATCAAAACCTGGTTTTGAAAAAATGCAGCAACAAATGAAAGCTTCAGTTTTACAACTGAGACATGCAGATGTTGAAGCTCCTCGACCTTATGATACTGCTTTAATTCCTGCATTGATAGTGTCAGGTAAAATTTACCACGGAGTAGTACAACAATTTTTTGAAGGTGATTTCCCATGGGTAGCTGCTGTAAAAGATTTAAAAGCCAAGGAACAAAAAATTACGAAAACAATTAATGATAATTCTCAAACTAATAAAAAGGGAATGTTTCTTTACACCACTTTCGTAAAAGTACCAAAGGATGGAAAATATAGTTTTTCGATGAATACATCTTCTAAGGCTTTTGTTCGTTTGCATGATGCAAGCCTTTTTGATGCTGATTTTGGGTATCAACCCGGCACAGAATTATCTAAAGAGGTATTTTTGAAAGCAGGATATCATCCAATCTCAGTTTATTTATTAAAGAAATCCGCTGCACAAGAAACAATCGACCTAAAATGGAAAACATCATCAGCAACAGAATGGAAAAACTTAGACGGAAATGATTTATTTCAATTAAAAAAAAGAGTAAAATAA